The genomic interval CCACACCGAGCTGGCGGCTGTTGATGGGATACAGGTCGATCAGGCGAGGCGGAAGGGTGTCGGTGGTTACGGTGAAGGTAACCACCGTGTCGCGCAACACGTTGCCGGCCAGGTCGTGCAGACCAGCGATTTGCAGCTGATAGGTGCCGGAAGGGGGGACGCGTGCGTAGTGCAGGCGAGCGATCTGGCCCGAGGACTCCCATTGCAGGCGATCAGGGGAGCCAGTGAAGGCCGAAGCAGCTATGTAGAACGCATCTGGCGTTGCCTGGAGGGTGTCGATAGGCTCGGAAAAAGCAACGATGAAGGCACGTCGTTGTTGCCGATAGGCAACCGAGGTAACCTGCGGCGGGGTGTAGTCCGGGCGATTGGCTGCGCCAGCGACCAGTAAATCGTCGAAGGCGTAGCTACGGCCGGTTGTCGTGGTGTGTTTGACCCAGAGGCCAAAATAGCGGCTGTGCCAGTAAGTGGCATCGGTGGTTTCAAAAAGCAGACGTCCCTCCAGAAAAATGCTCCATCGGCCGGTTTCGGTACGGAGAACTTTCAGGGTGAGGGTTTGTGTGGGTTCGGTCAACAGGGGCACGCTTCGGCCGAGTAGAACGCGTCGGGTGGCCGGATCGCCATCCTGTCGGTAGAGGCGCACTTCATCGCTATTGTTAGTTCCCAGCTGGAGGAAATAGCCGTGGACTGGGGCCTTCAGGTCGGCGGTGTCCGCCATCAGATAGATTCTTATCCCGTTGAAATTGCTCAGGTTGACCTGCTCATAATGGATGGTGGCCTGCCAGAGGCCCCAGGAAGTGGTAGAAGGGGTTACCAGAAAGAGTGTATCGGGGCGGGAGGGGCCGTTGGAGCGAAGGACCGGGTTGCCATTGAGCGTGTCGATGGTCCAGTATTGGTGGGTGCCATACCAGGGTGGATTGTCCGTGAAGTTGCCATCGTTAAAGGTTTCAAAGAGCTGGGCCTGAAGCGGAAGGGGGATGAGGAAGATCCACAGCAAGCGGTGCATGGCGTTACACGGTATTAAATCCGTTATTGCAACCCTAAACAATCCCAAAACGCTTGCGAAGAACCCACTCCAAAGTAAGCAGCAAGATAATCAAGAATAGAGGCGGCCAAGTCATCCGTAGACGCCATTCTGTCTGTACCCAGGTCTCTTCTGGTGTAAGTAAACCTCTGCGCTGTAGCACGTCTGATAGATGCGCAGCGTTTTCCAGCGTAAAGAAGTGGCCCCGGGTTCGTCGCGCCAGCTGTCGCAGCAATGCATAGTCAGCCCAGGGCGTTTTAAGCTCAAGGGTTGACATGCCGACAGCAAAGTATCCGCTATCGCGACCCAGCAGCTCTTTTTCCCGTCGGGCCTGGCCCTGATAACGATACAGGCCCTGTGGCAGCTGGTCAATGCGTAGGTGATAGCGACCGTTACCCGTGGGTTCCATCCGGAAGGGGTAATGGGTGCTATCGGCACTCCACACTTCTACAGTTACGGTGGCGTTATCTACAGGGGCCAGCCGTTCGTCGTAGACTTCACCCAGGAGTCGAACCGGCTCGTCTTCGCCGAATGTTTCGCGTTCTGGCCAGATACGCACTCGTTGATTGTTGACAGGCGCGGTCAACCATTGCACCAGGTTTTCGAGCAGGGCTTCCCAGAAGGCTCGTAGCTCATCAAATGCTGCGGGTAGATTACTCCACCGCCAGAGGCCACTTCCCAGAAGTGCAGCCCGTCGATGACCGCCGCGTTCCTGAACAAGTAGTAACGGGACAGGCGTTCCACCGTCTTCAGGGCGTCCGGTAGCCAGCAAACGCGCATCCGGTGCAATGGTCCACGTAGTTTGCTTTGTACGCAGTGGAGGAAGCTGGTCGAGGGCCTCAGGGAGGCCGCCGGGCAGGTCGAAAAGCGTATGGGTATGCATAGCGGGCGATAGTCGGAAGGCGACCGTCATCTGTCCCGGCAGTATTTGCGCCGGACGTGCCGGCAGTACCTCCGTCAGTACACGCAAGCGTTGTAGATCAGTATGATAAGCGTTCAGTAGAAACAGGAGGGGTACCCGTCGGGCGGCCTCTGCAATGCGCTGTAGCTCGATGGGGTTGGCATCTCGGCCAGGGTAGCCGGCCAGAATGATCAGGTCAAACGTCTCCAGGGTATCTGGTAGCGGACCGCCATAGAAGCGACGGGCATCACGTTGCACTCGGGTAATTACTTCCAGGTCGGTATTCCGTGCAAGCAGGCGTTGCAACATGGCCAGGTCGGGATCCGGGGCGGCGCCGATAAGCAACAGGCGTCGTCGGCGTTCGAGTACGCGGACGGTGACGCTTTCTCCGTTATTGCTTATTAAAAACTCCCCAGCAACTGGATACACTCGCACGCCCACCCGATATAGCCCGGGGCGCTGTGGCTCATAGGTAAACGAAACGGTTGTCTGCACCTCCGAAGCTATCAGGGTATGGCGCTGACGTTCGATCTCTTGGCCATTTACCTCCAGGGCCACTATCACTTCCGTCTGGGCAAAGCCACGCGCTTGCAGGTAAGCCGTTACGGGTAGCCGGGACCGGACATAGGCGATGGTGTTGGTCTCAACCCGATCAATCCATAGATCTCGAGGACGAGTGGTATCCCCAACAGCAACGGTGAAAACAGGCACGCCGAGTCGTTCTGCTTCATAAAGCGGAGAAGGCCCATCGTTGAATTGACCATCGGAGATCAATACGATGGCGCGCAATTGTGGATGGCGCTGTCGCACTTCCTGAATTGCCCGGGACAGATTGGTACGTATCTGCTGAAAGTGAAGCGAATCGGCTAAATCGGGAGCGGCCGGAAGGGGCTGAAGGATCGCCCCAAAGCGATACAGGTGCAGGCGTACTGAACGAAATACCTCCCAGGGGATCGTCTGTTGTAGTCGCTGCGCCAGATGCTGGCTGGTATCGCGAGCGGCAAGCGGAAGGCTGGCACTATCGTCAATCAGCAGTGCCAGTTCAGCCGGTACCTGCTGGCGTTTTGTATGTACCAGCAACGGATCGGCCAGCAGCGTCACAAGAAGACCAAGGGTTCCCCCTCGAAGCAGTGTTAACAGCAGACGCTGGTATTGCTTCAGATGGGAAGTCCGACGGTAACTCCAGATGGCAAAGGCGAGCGTCACGCCCAGTAGTAAGATGTAGAGGGCCTGCGGCCAGGCAAGCTGAAGCATACACAATTGCTGTTATTGCAATACAAAAAAACCCGGCAATAGAGACTCAACCACTGAGACCTGCGGAGGATTCAAGTCACCTCGGTCCATCCAGACAGCCAGCGATGGACAATGCTCAGCCAGCAACTGCCGACAGGCACCACAGGGTGTTCCCTGTGCATCCTTTACACAGGACAGAAAAAGCGCCTTCCAGGAGGACACCGGTACGCCATAACTTAACGCCGTTCCCAGCGCATTCCGTTCTGCACACAGCGTACGCGTCCAGTCCGGATGTTCCACGTTAACGCCTGGAACGCATCGGCCGTCTTCAAATTGTAATAGACAACCTACCGGAAAATGCGAGTGTGGAGCCCACGCACGTTCCGCTACCCGACGCGCTGCATGAACGCCCTGAACAGGATCCGTAAACCGCCCACTACAGAAGGGGGAAAGGGACTTTTGTATTGAGGGCAGCACACGCGAGTCAGCTACCAACCATTCCTCCCACACGTCAAACGTTAGCTCCAGCCCCTCAATGAACGCACGCATGCCCGCATCAACCGTTCCTGAAAAGGCCACAGCCACTATGTCACGGCGCTTCAGGGCTACCGCCGTCGTCCAGGCATTCAACAACGGCGGAATCGTCAACGAAAAAGAGGCGCTTTCAACACGCACACCGGGAATCCAGTGACCATCCGCAAGCAACAGCACCACTGCCTCCGGACACCTTGAGTACGGAACATAGGCCCGCTTTTTTACTTCGTGAACCAGCGTACGTAGCTGCTGGCGTACAACATGCGCAGTCACAGGACCTTCCGAAATCTTTTACAGGCAGAGAAAATATACACTGCTACTTTAGAAGTTTCAGGCAACCCGACAGACTACCACAGAGGAAAGTATTGTGCCCCGATCCTTTTACTTTGAGCTGTTCGTCGCACTGCGCTACCTTCGCGGTGCCCAAGGGCGCGAAGAAGGGCGACGTTTTCTCCGCTTCATCACCTACATTGCCATCGGTGGCGTAACCATTGGCGTGGCTTCTTTACTCCTGGCACTTTCCATTGTACATGGGTTCAGACAGGAGATCGAAACCAAAATCACAGGCTTTGGCGCACATATCCAGGTAGAGAACCTGCGCGATGCCCCCCTGGTGGATGCAGCCTGGATGGAAGCTGCGCTGCAACATATGCCTGGGGTCATCTCCGTTCGCCCCGTCATCCAGGAATTTGTACTTATTCGGCGCAACCGACGTGAAGTAGACGGTGTTGCGCTCTGGGGTAGTCCCAGGCTTCCCGAATACCTTCAGCAGAACCTGGTAGCCGGAACGGCCCGCTTCACGCCCGACAGTCTCGGCCGTCCGGGCTTGATTATAAGCCGCCAGCTGGCTGAACAGTTTGCGGTAAAACCAGGTGATCTGGTAACGCTGTTCTCCATGCGTCGTCTTCCTGCCACTGCACGCCCTCGCCTGCGTGTGCGGCAGTTCTACATAGCCGGTCTATATGAAACGCTCCTGGCAGACTTCGACCGGCTCTACGTCTTTACTTCTCTCGACGCTGCACGTACATTGCTGGAGTACGGACCAGACGAGGTAACCCGTTTTGACCTTACCCTGGAAGATGTCAGCCAGGCCTCTCGCATTGCCGAACAGATCGAAGTATATTTTGGACTACCGGTCATCGCACGTACCATTTACGAGGTCTTTCGCAATCTTTTTGCCTGGGTCCGGCTACAAGAAAGCATTATCCCTCTGGTTATCAGTATAATCATCATTGTAGCGGCTTTTAACATGCTGGCAACGCTACTGATGGTCATTCTG from Rhodothermus sp. carries:
- a CDS encoding vWA domain-containing protein; protein product: MLQLAWPQALYILLLGVTLAFAIWSYRRTSHLKQYQRLLLTLLRGGTLGLLVTLLADPLLVHTKRQQVPAELALLIDDSASLPLAARDTSQHLAQRLQQTIPWEVFRSVRLHLYRFGAILQPLPAAPDLADSLHFQQIRTNLSRAIQEVRQRHPQLRAIVLISDGQFNDGPSPLYEAERLGVPVFTVAVGDTTRPRDLWIDRVETNTIAYVRSRLPVTAYLQARGFAQTEVIVALEVNGQEIERQRHTLIASEVQTTVSFTYEPQRPGLYRVGVRVYPVAGEFLISNNGESVTVRVLERRRRLLLIGAAPDPDLAMLQRLLARNTDLEVITRVQRDARRFYGGPLPDTLETFDLIILAGYPGRDANPIELQRIAEAARRVPLLFLLNAYHTDLQRLRVLTEVLPARPAQILPGQMTVAFRLSPAMHTHTLFDLPGGLPEALDQLPPLRTKQTTWTIAPDARLLATGRPEDGGTPVPLLLVQERGGHRRAALLGSGLWRWSNLPAAFDELRAFWEALLENLVQWLTAPVNNQRVRIWPERETFGEDEPVRLLGEVYDERLAPVDNATVTVEVWSADSTHYPFRMEPTGNGRYHLRIDQLPQGLYRYQGQARREKELLGRDSGYFAVGMSTLELKTPWADYALLRQLARRTRGHFFTLENAAHLSDVLQRRGLLTPEETWVQTEWRLRMTWPPLFLIILLLTLEWVLRKRFGIV
- a CDS encoding cytidine deaminase, translating into MTAHVVRQQLRTLVHEVKKRAYVPYSRCPEAVVLLLADGHWIPGVRVESASFSLTIPPLLNAWTTAVALKRRDIVAVAFSGTVDAGMRAFIEGLELTFDVWEEWLVADSRVLPSIQKSLSPFCSGRFTDPVQGVHAARRVAERAWAPHSHFPVGCLLQFEDGRCVPGVNVEHPDWTRTLCAERNALGTALSYGVPVSSWKALFLSCVKDAQGTPCGACRQLLAEHCPSLAVWMDRGDLNPPQVSVVESLLPGFFVLQ
- a CDS encoding ABC transporter permease, which produces MPRSFYFELFVALRYLRGAQGREEGRRFLRFITYIAIGGVTIGVASLLLALSIVHGFRQEIETKITGFGAHIQVENLRDAPLVDAAWMEAALQHMPGVISVRPVIQEFVLIRRNRREVDGVALWGSPRLPEYLQQNLVAGTARFTPDSLGRPGLIISRQLAEQFAVKPGDLVTLFSMRRLPATARPRLRVRQFYIAGLYETLLADFDRLYVFTSLDAARTLLEYGPDEVTRFDLTLEDVSQASRIAEQIEVYFGLPVIARTIYEVFRNLFAWVRLQESIIPLVISIIIIVAAFNMLATLLMVILEKAREIGILASMGASRRRLQRLYLILGVLTGLIGTVLGELLALSLALMQKRFGIIPLPAEAYYLQTAPIALHGIDFIWVAIATIGLCGLASWVPARIAARMHPIQVIRFH